The Vibrio sp. SNU_ST1 genome has a segment encoding these proteins:
- a CDS encoding beta-N-acetylhexosaminidase, protein MLKRNLLSVAVLAGLTGCAVTQAPEQKVVDALADNLDVQYEILTNHGANEGLACQDLGAEWASCNKVNMTLTNDGEAIDSKDWSIYFHSIRLILDVDNEQFKITRVTGDLHKLEPTEKFDGFAAGEEVVLPLTSEYWQLFETDFMPGAFVTAPNAEPKMIASLNTEDVASFVTGLEGNNLKRTPDDNNVMATAVTRFEKNADLATQDVSTTLLPTPMSVEAGEGSVNIAGGIALPKEAFDAEQFVAIEERADVVNVDVSGDLPVSVAVVPTLFTGDLAKSGAYELRISKEGIAIKAFDKTGAFYAVQSIFGLIDSQNAESLPQLSIKDAPRFDYRGVMVDVARNFHSKDAILATLDQMAAYKMNKLHLHLTDDEGWRLEIPGLPELTDVGSNRCFDLDEQSCLLPQLGSGPTTDNFGSGFFSKADYVEILSYAKARSIEVIPEIDMPAHARSAVVSMEARYTRLMAEGKEAEASEYRLMDPQDTSNVTTVQFYDKQSFINPCMESSTHFVDKVISEVAAMHQEAGVPLTTWHFGGDEAKNIKLGAGLQDINAEDKVAWKGNIDLSKQDKPFQQSPQCQSLIADGTVSDFGHLPSHFAEQVSKIVADKGIPHFQAWQDGLKYSEGEKAFATESTRVNFWDVLYWGGTSSVYDWSAKGYDVIVSNPDYVYMDMPYEVDAAERGYYWATRATDTRKMFGFAPENMPQNAETSLDRDGNGFSGKGEIEAKPFYGLSAQLWSETVRTDEQYEYMVFPRVLAAAERAWHRADWENDYKVGVEYSQDTDLVNKQALNSDFNRFANIVGQRELAKLEKAGIDYRLPVPGAQVVDGKLAMNVQFPGVELQYSADGENWLTYDEQQRPSVSGEIYIRSISESGEKVSRVTSVK, encoded by the coding sequence ATGTTGAAGAGAAACTTACTATCTGTAGCGGTACTGGCTGGACTGACAGGTTGTGCAGTAACACAAGCACCAGAGCAAAAAGTAGTTGATGCACTGGCTGATAATCTTGATGTGCAGTACGAAATTCTAACTAACCATGGTGCGAATGAAGGCTTGGCTTGTCAGGACCTAGGTGCTGAATGGGCGTCATGTAACAAAGTAAACATGACGCTAACTAATGACGGCGAAGCGATTGATTCAAAAGATTGGAGCATCTATTTCCACAGTATTCGTCTTATTCTAGATGTTGATAATGAGCAATTTAAGATCACTCGTGTCACTGGTGACCTTCACAAGCTAGAACCTACTGAAAAATTTGACGGCTTTGCGGCTGGTGAAGAAGTGGTTCTTCCGTTAACGAGTGAATACTGGCAACTGTTTGAAACTGACTTTATGCCAGGTGCATTCGTAACGGCGCCAAACGCAGAACCTAAGATGATTGCATCATTGAATACGGAAGATGTCGCGTCGTTCGTAACCGGTTTGGAAGGAAACAACCTTAAGCGTACACCTGATGACAACAACGTAATGGCGACTGCTGTTACGCGTTTCGAAAAGAATGCGGATCTAGCAACGCAAGACGTATCAACCACTTTACTACCAACGCCAATGTCGGTAGAAGCGGGTGAAGGTTCAGTGAATATTGCTGGTGGTATTGCCTTACCTAAAGAGGCATTCGATGCTGAGCAGTTCGTAGCAATTGAAGAACGTGCAGATGTGGTAAACGTAGATGTGAGTGGCGACCTACCTGTTAGTGTTGCCGTTGTTCCTACTCTGTTTACGGGTGATTTAGCGAAATCTGGCGCTTATGAACTAAGAATCTCGAAAGAGGGGATTGCGATTAAAGCGTTTGATAAAACAGGTGCTTTCTACGCAGTTCAGTCTATTTTTGGCCTAATAGACAGCCAGAACGCTGAATCATTACCACAACTGTCGATCAAAGATGCACCGCGCTTTGATTACCGCGGTGTGATGGTGGATGTTGCTCGAAACTTCCACTCAAAAGATGCCATCTTAGCAACGCTGGACCAAATGGCGGCATACAAGATGAATAAACTGCACCTTCACTTAACAGATGATGAAGGCTGGCGTTTGGAAATCCCAGGTTTACCAGAGCTAACGGATGTAGGGTCTAATCGTTGTTTTGATTTGGATGAGCAAAGCTGTTTACTGCCTCAGCTAGGTTCAGGTCCAACAACAGACAACTTTGGCTCTGGTTTCTTTAGTAAAGCGGATTACGTCGAGATCTTAAGCTACGCAAAAGCGCGCAGCATCGAAGTAATTCCAGAAATTGATATGCCAGCACACGCTCGTTCTGCTGTGGTATCAATGGAAGCGCGTTACACTCGCCTAATGGCGGAAGGTAAAGAGGCTGAAGCAAGTGAATATCGCTTGATGGATCCACAAGATACATCGAACGTAACCACGGTTCAGTTCTACGATAAGCAAAGCTTCATTAATCCATGTATGGAATCTTCTACTCACTTTGTCGATAAAGTGATCTCTGAAGTGGCGGCAATGCACCAAGAAGCGGGCGTTCCACTAACGACTTGGCACTTCGGCGGCGATGAAGCGAAAAACATCAAGTTAGGCGCTGGCTTACAAGATATTAATGCAGAAGATAAAGTCGCTTGGAAAGGCAACATCGATTTGTCTAAACAAGATAAGCCATTCCAACAGTCTCCACAGTGTCAGTCTTTGATCGCTGATGGCACAGTAAGCGACTTCGGCCACCTGCCAAGTCACTTTGCAGAGCAGGTGTCTAAGATTGTTGCTGACAAAGGCATTCCTCATTTCCAAGCATGGCAAGATGGCCTGAAATACAGCGAAGGTGAGAAAGCATTTGCAACAGAAAGCACTCGAGTGAACTTCTGGGATGTTCTTTACTGGGGCGGTACTTCATCAGTATACGATTGGTCTGCGAAAGGGTATGACGTGATTGTCTCTAACCCGGACTACGTATACATGGATATGCCATACGAAGTTGACGCAGCAGAGCGCGGTTACTACTGGGCAACGCGTGCAACCGATACTCGTAAGATGTTTGGCTTCGCACCAGAAAACATGCCACAAAACGCAGAAACATCTCTAGATCGTGACGGCAATGGCTTCTCTGGCAAAGGCGAAATTGAAGCGAAACCTTTCTACGGTTTGTCTGCACAGCTTTGGTCTGAAACAGTACGTACTGACGAGCAATATGAATACATGGTGTTCCCTCGTGTACTTGCAGCAGCTGAGCGTGCATGGCACCGAGCAGATTGGGAAAACGACTACAAAGTGGGTGTTGAATATTCTCAAGATACTGACTTGGTGAATAAGCAGGCTCTAAACAGCGACTTTAATCGCTTCGCGAATATTGTAGGTCAACGTGAGTTGGCTAAGCTTGAGAAAGCAGGTATTGATTACCGACTACCAGTACCGGGCGCTCAGGTTGTTGATGGCAAGCTAGCGATGAACGTTCAATTCCCAGGTGTAGAGCTTCAGTACTCTGCTGATGGCGAAAACTGGTTAACGTACGATGAGCAACAACGTCCATCGGTTTCAGGCGAAATTTACATCCGCTCTATCTCTGAAAGTGGCGAGAAAGTAAGTCGAGTAACATCGGTTAAATAA
- the smrA gene encoding DNA endonuclease SmrA: MSHDDDLDLFQEMMGDVKRIDHDTAEHQKVHRVTESHLAKREAAMWLSDDEKDYLSLDYSPMIKPDDVIAYKKDGVQEGVYKKLRLGKYPIQAKLDLHRKTLKDARNEVLSFLRQCLRMDVRTVIIVHGKGERSNPPAMMKSYVANWLTQINDVQCVHSSQQFHGGTGAVYVMLRKSNDKKLENRERHQKRSS, from the coding sequence ATGTCTCATGATGACGACTTAGATCTATTCCAAGAAATGATGGGCGATGTTAAACGTATCGACCATGACACCGCCGAACACCAAAAAGTACACCGAGTGACAGAATCTCACCTTGCCAAGCGTGAAGCCGCTATGTGGCTGTCTGACGACGAGAAAGACTACTTATCATTAGACTACTCTCCAATGATCAAACCTGACGATGTCATTGCTTATAAGAAAGATGGTGTACAAGAAGGCGTATACAAAAAGCTGCGCTTGGGCAAGTATCCAATTCAAGCTAAACTCGACCTTCACAGGAAAACACTGAAAGACGCTCGTAACGAAGTACTCTCATTTTTGCGTCAGTGTTTAAGAATGGATGTTCGCACCGTTATCATTGTCCATGGTAAAGGTGAGCGTTCGAATCCACCAGCAATGATGAAAAGCTACGTGGCAAATTGGCTAACACAAATTAACGATGTTCAATGTGTTCATTCTTCTCAGCAATTTCACGGTGGTACAGGCGCTGTCTATGTCATGCTCAGAAAGAGTAATGACAAAAAGCTAGAGAACAGAGAGCGCCACCAAAAGCGCAGCAGTTGA
- a CDS encoding oligogalacturonate-specific porin KdgM family protein, producing MKKIIALSALSLAFASSAFAGSSYVTGNIQFHDDGRIHGSDMTSTLEAGHTFDNSLGGLTVYTEFDGIQLGDLEGLTAAETGGDATTGQANAFITVGGEQAFNITDNLWVAAGYQHVFSAGESIQFRPLVKIGYNFDNGISISNRTRAHIDDTSADADTDYRMDNRIAYSVNEDLALSYNNVYMIDAEAMDHELRATWTRQGVQPYFEFRSQANGVDFANGASKTNNAFVFGASYGF from the coding sequence ATGAAAAAAATTATCGCTCTAAGTGCACTTTCTCTTGCTTTCGCTTCTAGTGCTTTCGCTGGTTCTTCTTACGTTACAGGTAATATCCAATTTCACGACGATGGCCGTATCCACGGTTCTGATATGACTTCGACTCTAGAAGCTGGCCACACGTTTGACAACTCTCTAGGCGGCTTAACTGTTTACACTGAGTTTGATGGCATCCAACTTGGCGACCTTGAAGGTCTAACTGCTGCTGAAACTGGTGGCGACGCAACAACTGGTCAAGCAAATGCATTCATCACTGTTGGTGGTGAGCAAGCTTTCAATATCACTGACAACCTATGGGTTGCAGCGGGTTACCAACATGTCTTCTCTGCTGGCGAGAGCATTCAGTTCCGTCCACTGGTTAAAATTGGCTACAACTTCGATAACGGTATCTCTATTAGTAACCGTACTCGTGCACACATCGATGACACTTCTGCTGATGCTGACACAGATTACCGTATGGATAACCGCATTGCTTACTCTGTAAACGAAGACCTAGCGCTTAGCTACAACAACGTATACATGATTGATGCTGAAGCAATGGACCACGAGCTTCGTGCAACATGGACTCGTCAAGGTGTTCAACCTTACTTCGAGTTCCGCAGCCAAGCTAACGGTGTAGATTTCGCAAACGGTGCATCTAAGACAAACAACGCATTCGTATTCGGTGCATCTTACGGCTTCTAA
- the rluF gene encoding 23S rRNA pseudouridine(2604) synthase RluF, whose amino-acid sequence MSQESQAKRLNKYISETGFCSRREADKLIDAGRVTINGKIPEMGTKVLPGDDVEIDNKPVRSKEKPIYIALNKPTGITCTTERDIPGNIVDFIGHHKRIFPIGRLDKPSDGLIFLTNDGDIVNKILRAGNNHEKEYVVRVDKPITTEFLKQMGAGVHILDTVTLPCKVEKETKFSFRITLTQGLNRQIRRMCEALGYEVFKLRRVRIMNISLDGIPNGKWRYLSDEEITEILAMCEGSVSTEDASKMNAKGQRIRKATDAKLFDSREENQTSTARRNQNENRTRTYRGNNADEFRHAPNSKRGRNSSNGESGGGGNTENWKSNSRSERSNSDKNRSDRNRTDRDNNERRSGKPTNRSQDSNRPNKPAPKRVSGTLGLKK is encoded by the coding sequence ATGTCACAAGAATCCCAAGCTAAACGCCTTAATAAATACATCAGTGAAACTGGTTTTTGCTCACGCCGTGAGGCCGACAAACTCATTGATGCAGGCCGAGTTACTATTAATGGCAAGATCCCTGAAATGGGTACTAAAGTCTTGCCAGGTGATGATGTTGAGATCGACAATAAACCTGTTCGCTCAAAAGAGAAGCCTATTTACATTGCTCTTAATAAACCAACAGGTATCACCTGTACTACTGAGCGTGATATTCCAGGCAACATCGTCGACTTTATAGGTCACCACAAGCGTATATTCCCTATTGGTCGTCTAGATAAGCCTTCTGATGGTCTTATCTTCTTGACCAACGATGGCGACATCGTAAACAAAATCCTACGTGCAGGTAACAACCACGAGAAAGAATACGTGGTACGTGTAGATAAGCCGATTACGACTGAGTTCTTGAAGCAAATGGGCGCTGGCGTTCATATTCTCGATACTGTTACCTTGCCATGTAAGGTAGAGAAAGAGACCAAGTTCTCGTTTCGCATCACATTAACGCAAGGCCTTAACCGTCAGATTCGCCGTATGTGTGAAGCTCTCGGATATGAAGTATTTAAGCTTCGCCGAGTTCGTATTATGAACATCTCATTAGACGGCATTCCTAACGGAAAATGGCGCTACCTGAGCGACGAAGAGATCACTGAAATCTTGGCGATGTGTGAAGGCTCAGTAAGTACTGAAGATGCGTCAAAAATGAACGCGAAAGGTCAACGCATTCGTAAAGCGACCGACGCGAAACTCTTTGATAGCCGTGAAGAGAACCAAACTTCAACTGCGCGCCGTAATCAAAACGAGAACCGCACTCGCACTTACCGCGGTAACAATGCGGATGAATTCCGTCATGCGCCTAACTCAAAGCGTGGCCGTAACTCATCAAACGGTGAAAGCGGTGGCGGTGGCAATACCGAGAACTGGAAATCAAACTCTCGTTCAGAGCGTTCTAATTCAGATAAAAACCGTTCGGATCGCAATCGCACAGATCGCGACAATAACGAACGTAGAAGCGGTAAACCGACAAACCGTAGTCAAGATTCAAACAGACCGAACAAACCTGCACCGAAACGTGTTAGTGGTACTTTAGGTTTGAAGAAGTAG
- a CDS encoding DUF411 domain-containing protein produces MIRKIMTLTALAAISGQALATDVLNHKSPYCGCCTEWTEHMQDAGFNVTEKLHDDMNPIKQKLGVTPELASCHTAEIDGYVFEGHIPAEDVKAFLENPPRNAIGLAVPGMPMGSPGMEYGDKKDEYSVYAFNDKGQVFEYRHYNGK; encoded by the coding sequence ATGATTCGTAAAATTATGACTCTTACAGCACTCGCTGCAATTTCAGGGCAAGCTCTCGCTACTGATGTTTTAAACCATAAATCCCCATACTGCGGCTGCTGCACTGAATGGACAGAGCATATGCAAGACGCCGGATTTAATGTAACAGAGAAACTCCACGATGACATGAACCCGATCAAGCAGAAGTTAGGAGTAACGCCAGAACTGGCTTCTTGCCATACGGCAGAGATCGACGGTTACGTATTTGAAGGGCACATTCCTGCAGAGGACGTGAAAGCCTTTTTAGAGAACCCACCACGCAATGCGATTGGCTTGGCGGTTCCAGGCATGCCAATGGGCTCTCCGGGCATGGAGTATGGCGATAAGAAAGACGAATATTCTGTGTATGCGTTTAACGATAAAGGCCAGGTGTTTGAATACCGTCATTACAACGGAAAATAG
- the ybaK gene encoding Cys-tRNA(Pro) deacylase codes for MTPAINLAKKKKIAHSVHQYHHDANNTNYGLEAVEALGQDPKRVFKTLLFSLNGVAKDLAVAVIPVDQKLNLKFAAKAAKGKKAEMADPDIAQKTTGYVVGGISPLGQKKALPTFVHSSATDFETICVSAGKRGLEIELDPKDLVLLTRGQFAELCL; via the coding sequence ATGACCCCTGCAATCAATCTCGCCAAGAAAAAGAAAATCGCTCACAGTGTGCATCAGTATCATCATGATGCGAATAACACGAATTATGGATTAGAGGCTGTCGAAGCGCTTGGTCAAGATCCCAAACGTGTATTCAAAACGCTTTTGTTCAGCTTGAATGGTGTGGCGAAAGATTTGGCGGTTGCCGTTATTCCCGTCGATCAGAAGCTAAATCTAAAGTTTGCAGCAAAAGCGGCGAAAGGTAAAAAAGCAGAGATGGCTGATCCAGATATTGCTCAGAAAACCACAGGTTATGTGGTGGGAGGAATCAGTCCTCTTGGTCAGAAAAAAGCATTGCCTACCTTTGTTCATTCCAGCGCTACCGATTTTGAAACGATATGTGTGAGTGCAGGGAAGAGAGGGTTAGAGATCGAGCTAGACCCGAAAGACTTAGTACTACTTACGCGTGGTCAGTTTGCTGAACTATGCCTGTAG
- a CDS encoding TraB/GumN family protein: MRTFWYVTLFVLAFSAKQAAAEPLYWKAKKDDLTLTILGSVHVGDESMYPLPSAITDALKNSDGLVIETDIRKSDGVVYPHNKLTTADVLNEEQLQLLTDISKSLGMPTQQLLNSPPWATSLSIQMQQLKNLGYGSAGGVDATLAYKATIQDVPVISLEPLQFQIDLMTKQKDDGKEWLVSSLEEFDQTGHVVHCLIESWKAGDLAKLEAFAELSEMSPELEKAFLADRNIDWANKLSANDWKLDSKESYLIVVGALHLIGEGNLLQLLEEKGFNVTQQSQSQQAHCQFEASDDN; this comes from the coding sequence TTGCGCACATTTTGGTACGTAACTTTATTCGTTCTCGCATTTTCAGCTAAACAAGCTGCGGCCGAACCTCTTTATTGGAAAGCCAAAAAGGATGATCTGACCCTCACCATCTTAGGTTCCGTGCACGTTGGGGATGAAAGTATGTACCCACTTCCTTCAGCGATCACCGACGCGCTAAAAAACAGTGATGGCTTAGTCATTGAAACGGATATAAGAAAGTCTGATGGCGTTGTGTATCCTCACAACAAACTCACTACAGCCGATGTGCTCAATGAAGAACAGCTGCAATTATTAACCGACATCTCAAAATCATTGGGTATGCCAACACAACAACTGCTTAACTCACCGCCTTGGGCAACCTCTCTTTCTATACAGATGCAGCAGTTAAAAAACCTTGGTTATGGCTCCGCCGGCGGTGTTGATGCGACGCTAGCTTACAAAGCGACTATCCAAGATGTTCCGGTTATCAGTTTAGAACCACTACAATTCCAAATAGACCTGATGACAAAACAAAAGGATGACGGTAAGGAATGGTTAGTCAGTAGCCTTGAGGAATTTGACCAAACTGGTCATGTGGTTCATTGCCTAATTGAAAGCTGGAAAGCGGGTGATTTAGCGAAGCTGGAAGCCTTCGCAGAACTGTCTGAGATGTCGCCTGAACTTGAGAAAGCATTCTTAGCCGATCGAAACATAGACTGGGCAAACAAACTATCCGCCAATGATTGGAAACTTGACTCGAAAGAGAGCTACTTAATTGTGGTTGGTGCCTTGCACCTAATAGGAGAAGGTAACTTATTGCAGTTGTTAGAAGAGAAAGGTTTCAATGTCACTCAACAATCACAAAGCCAACAGGCTCATTGTCAGTTTGAGGCTAGTGACGACAACTAA
- the ushA gene encoding bifunctional UDP-sugar hydrolase/5'-nucleotidase UshA — protein sequence MKQRLILKTALSAAILATLAGCASQPTHDWNQDETYKLTILHTNDNHGRFWQNKYGEYGMSARKTLVDQLRAEVEAEGGSVLLLSGGDINTGVPESDLQDAEPDFKGMNKIGYDAMALGNHEFDNSLDVLQKQIDWANFPMLSANIYDKATGERKFQAYEMFEKQGIKIAVIGLTTEDTAKIGNPEFIAGIDFRDPKEEAKKLIAELKETEKPDLIFAVTHMGHYENGQRGVNAPGDVALARYLNEGDLDMIVGGHSQEPVCMEGPNVAKQNFKPGDECKPDVQNGTYIVQAHEWGKYVGRADYEFRNGELEMVSYDLVPVNLKKKVKIDGKKQRVLIQDEIAQDPELLEFLRPFQEQGQAQLEVQIAETNGKLEGDRNVVRFQQTNLGRLIATSHMERAKADFAVMNSGGVRDSIEAGDVTYKDVLTVQPFANILTYTDMTGKEVLDYLNVVATKPVDSGAYAQFAGISMTVADGEVSNVFIGGKQLRLDETYRFTVPSFNAAGGDGYPKLSDHPGFVNTGFVDAEVLKEYLEANSPVDVNKYAPSGQMVYK from the coding sequence TTTGGCAGAACAAATACGGCGAATACGGCATGTCTGCACGTAAAACGCTTGTTGACCAACTTCGTGCAGAAGTTGAAGCAGAAGGCGGTAGCGTGTTGCTTCTATCTGGCGGTGACATCAACACTGGTGTACCAGAGTCAGACCTTCAGGATGCAGAACCTGATTTTAAAGGTATGAATAAAATTGGTTACGATGCAATGGCATTGGGTAACCATGAGTTCGATAACTCACTAGACGTACTGCAAAAACAGATCGACTGGGCAAACTTCCCAATGTTATCTGCAAACATCTACGACAAAGCGACAGGCGAACGTAAATTCCAAGCTTACGAGATGTTTGAAAAGCAAGGTATCAAGATTGCTGTTATCGGTCTAACGACTGAAGATACTGCGAAAATTGGTAACCCAGAATTTATTGCTGGTATCGATTTCCGCGACCCTAAAGAAGAAGCGAAGAAACTGATCGCTGAACTTAAAGAAACAGAAAAACCAGATCTAATCTTCGCTGTGACTCACATGGGTCACTACGAAAATGGTCAGCGTGGTGTTAATGCTCCGGGTGATGTAGCACTAGCTCGTTACCTAAATGAAGGCGATCTAGATATGATCGTTGGTGGCCACTCTCAAGAGCCTGTATGTATGGAAGGCCCTAACGTTGCGAAGCAAAACTTCAAGCCGGGTGATGAGTGTAAACCCGACGTTCAAAACGGTACTTACATCGTTCAAGCTCACGAGTGGGGCAAGTACGTAGGCCGTGCTGATTACGAATTCCGTAACGGCGAACTAGAGATGGTGAGCTACGACTTGGTTCCCGTTAACCTTAAGAAGAAAGTTAAGATTGACGGTAAGAAGCAACGTGTTCTTATTCAAGATGAAATCGCACAAGATCCAGAGCTGCTTGAATTCCTACGTCCTTTCCAAGAACAGGGCCAAGCTCAGTTAGAAGTTCAAATCGCTGAGACAAATGGCAAGCTTGAAGGTGACCGTAACGTAGTTCGCTTCCAACAAACTAACCTAGGTCGTTTGATTGCGACTTCTCACATGGAGCGTGCAAAAGCAGACTTCGCTGTGATGAACTCTGGTGGCGTTCGTGACTCAATTGAAGCCGGCGATGTGACTTATAAAGATGTACTAACAGTACAGCCTTTTGCAAACATCCTGACTTACACTGATATGACTGGTAAAGAAGTTCTAGATTACCTAAACGTAGTGGCGACTAAACCTGTTGATTCAGGTGCTTATGCACAGTTTGCAGGTATTTCTATGACGGTTGCTGATGGTGAAGTATCGAATGTCTTCATCGGTGGTAAGCAGCTTCGTTTAGATGAAACATACCGCTTTACGGTACCAAGCTTTAACGCTGCTGGCGGTGACGGTTACCCTAAATTGTCTGATCACCCTGGCTTTGTGAACACAGGTTTTGTTGACGCTGAAGTACTAAAAGAGTACCTAGAAGCAAACAGCCCTGTTGATGTGAACAAGTACGCGCCTTCAGGTCAAATGGTTTACAAGTAA
- a CDS encoding DUF3149 domain-containing protein has protein sequence MDFWLELLFGNAVGLSSMIVIFGALGLMMFYGGFFIYKVMTEKSPH, from the coding sequence ATGGACTTTTGGCTAGAACTCCTATTTGGTAATGCGGTGGGACTATCTTCAATGATAGTAATCTTCGGGGCTCTAGGTCTCATGATGTTCTATGGAGGCTTCTTCATCTACAAAGTTATGACTGAAAAATCTCCTCACTAG